Proteins from a genomic interval of Candidatus Margulisiibacteriota bacterium:
- a CDS encoding DUF2958 domain-containing protein: MNTLTQQLSKLLPPLYSTENFLPDQVRVPVKLFNAYGVGTWYITEFDGKDIMFGFCNLGDDEMAELGYVSLKELQSLKVYGIIPAIEKDRFWDPQTTLHEVVTFKAR, from the coding sequence ATGAATACTCTTACTCAACAATTGAGTAAACTTTTGCCCCCGTTATATTCGACAGAGAACTTTCTGCCGGATCAGGTTCGCGTGCCGGTGAAGTTGTTTAATGCGTACGGTGTTGGTACATGGTATATCACGGAGTTCGATGGGAAGGATATCATGTTTGGGTTTTGTAATCTTGGAGACGATGAAATGGCAGAGTTGGGCTATGTGAGCCTCAAAGAACTGCAATCACTAAAAGTTTATGGAATTATACCCGCCATAGAAAAAGACCGCTTCTGGGATCCTCAGACTACCCTTCATGAAGTCGTTACATTTAAAGCTCGATAA
- a CDS encoding DUF1016 domain-containing protein: MNSKPAQTHFDEIILMIRESRSRALRNVNTELIDLYWRIGEYISKKIAEEVWGKSIVENLAEYILKQEPDIKGFSSQNLWRTRQFFETYKENPKLSPLVREISWTNNMIIISRCKTSEEREFYLSLTAREYLSKRELERQINSGIFERTMLSDKKLSPVVRELPQNVAGAFKDTYIFEFLNLHDSFDEKSLQKALIKNLKDFILELGRDFTFMGEEYRLQVGNSDFFIDLLFYHRELQCLVAFELKVDKFKPEYLGQLEFYLEALDRDVKKSHENPSIGVLLCRDKDSEVVEYALSRSVSPALIADYETKLIPKALLQKKIHELFENTVVD, translated from the coding sequence ATGAACAGCAAACCAGCTCAAACACATTTTGATGAAATAATATTGATGATCCGGGAATCCAGATCACGCGCACTCAGAAATGTTAACACTGAGCTAATCGATCTATATTGGCGTATTGGTGAATATATTAGCAAAAAGATCGCAGAAGAGGTTTGGGGTAAAAGTATAGTTGAGAATTTAGCGGAATACATTTTAAAGCAGGAACCTGATATCAAAGGGTTTTCTTCCCAAAACCTTTGGCGTACTAGACAGTTTTTCGAGACTTACAAAGAAAATCCAAAACTCTCGCCACTGGTGAGAGAAATATCCTGGACAAATAATATGATAATAATTTCGCGATGCAAAACAAGTGAGGAACGAGAATTTTATCTTAGCTTAACGGCAAGAGAATATTTGAGTAAAAGAGAGCTGGAACGGCAGATAAACTCTGGTATTTTTGAGAGGACGATGCTGTCGGATAAAAAACTCTCACCAGTGGTAAGAGAATTACCGCAGAATGTAGCCGGGGCTTTTAAAGATACGTATATTTTTGAATTTCTTAATCTCCATGATTCCTTTGATGAAAAGTCCCTGCAAAAAGCGCTCATAAAGAATTTGAAAGATTTTATACTTGAATTGGGTCGTGACTTTACCTTCATGGGCGAAGAATACCGGTTGCAAGTGGGGAACAGTGACTTTTTTATAGATCTTCTCTTTTATCATCGGGAACTACAATGTCTGGTAGCTTTTGAATTAAAAGTCGATAAGTTTAAGCCTGAATACCTTGGGCAACTCGAATTTTATCTTGAAGCTCTGGATAGAGACGTTAAGAAGTCCCATGAAAACCCGAGCATAGGAGTCTTGCTATGTAGAGACAAAGACAGTGAAGTAGTTGAATACGCCTTAAGTCGTTCAGTAAGTCCTGCCCTTATTGCAGATTATGAAACAAAACTAATACCGAAGGCACTCCTGCAAAAGAAAATACATGAGCTGTTCGAGAATACAGTAGTAGATTAG